The following are from one region of the Coffea eugenioides isolate CCC68of chromosome 2, Ceug_1.0, whole genome shotgun sequence genome:
- the LOC113758383 gene encoding B-box zinc finger protein 20-like gives MKIQCDVCNTEEASVFCSADEAALCQACDHRVHHANKLASKHHRFSLLHHPLKDSPFCDICQERRALLFCQQDRALLCRECDIPVHKANQHTQKHDRFLLTGVRLSASSSANQTPSSSTVSYAAGSTRTAKTESKSASSVNDPHNLRANSTAKTSKSTSNHLSFEIESHWTNQEGSVATSSISEYLTETLPGWHVEDFLDPPSSFPYGLQHSCFFFFLFLFYNILSWWWNGVMLIQETWQYSH, from the exons ATGAAGATCCAGTGTGACGTTTGCAATACAGAAGAGGCATCTGTTTTCTGTTCCGCGGATGAAGCAGCTCTATGCCAAGCATGCGACCATCGAGTTCATCACGCAAACAAGCTTGCTAGCAAGCATCATCGTTTCTCTCTTCTACACCATCCCCTGAAAGACTCCCCTTTCTGTGACATTTGCCAG GAAAGGCGTGCACTGCTGTTTTGTCAGCAAGATAGAGCCCTTCTTTGCAGGGAATGTGATATTCCAGTACACAAAGCCAACCAACATACCCAAAAGCATGACAGGTTTCTTCTTACCGGAGTAAGGCTCTCAGCTTCTTCATCCGCAAACCAAACTCCATCATCCTCAACTGTCTCGTACGCTGCTGGCAGCACAAGAACTGCTAAAACTGAAAGCAAGAGTGCTTCGAGTGTTAATGATCCACACAATCTCAGGGCCAACTCAACTGCAAAGACTTCTAAATCAACATCAAATCATCTTAGTTTTGAGATTGAGAGTCACTGGACGAACCAAGAAGGTTCTGTCGCTACCAGTAGTATATCAGAGTATCTCACGGAGACATTACCAGGATGGCATGTTGAAGATTTTCTTGATCCACCTTCATCTTTTCCTTATGGTTTGCAGCActcttgctttttctttttcctttttcttttttataataTCCTTTCTTGGTGGTGGAATGGAGTGATGCTGATACAGGAAACATGGCAGTACAGCCATTAG
- the LOC113760370 gene encoding D-ribulose kinase isoform X2, producing the protein MVTSVYASQSLLLLVQPSCLKWRLPTSKKLIISSGSVFTIGHKSKSKQPMVTFRNSKRDANADFEAGKRLYLGMDFGTSGARYALIDEEGNILAEGKRDYSSFMNKEKVDLVQSWKKTLFSLLEDVPVSLRSNIASISVDGTSATTMIMDGKTGESLSKPFLYNDSCPDALPLVKSIAPENHTVCIGSSTLCKLVSWWNSCGSNKDSVVLLHQADWLSWLLHGKLGVSDYNNALKVGYDPEIDSYPPWLLAQPYSFVLPSVQAPGTPIGYMKEDVRTNFGFSENCVICTGTTDSIAAFLAARATQPGKAVTSLGSTLAIKLLSTRRIEDSRYGVYSHRLDDKWLVGGASNTGGAVLRQMFTDDQLEKLSEKINSSEASPLDYYPLLSVGERFPVADPNMQPRLHPRPESDVEYLHGILESIARIEAKGYNLLKDLGATPVEEVFTAGGGSKNDKWIKIRERVLGLPVHKALQTEACYGAALLAMKGSSLKGR; encoded by the exons ATGGTGACCTCTGTTTACGCGTCCCAAAGTCTGTTGCTTCTGGTCCAACCTTCATGCCTCAAATGGA GACTTCCTACTTCAAAAAAGCTAATAATATCAAGTGGTTCAGTCTTTACAATCGGAcacaaatcaaaatcaaaacagCCAATGGTTACATTTCGGAATAGTAAAAGGGATGCTAATGCTGATTTTGAAGCGGGGAAGCGGCTTTATCTGGGGATGGACTTTGGTACCTCTGGAGCACGCTATGCTTTAATTGATGAGGAAGGGAATATACTTGCCGAGGGGAAAAGAGACTACTCTTCGTTTATG AACAAGGAAAAAGTTGATTTGGTGCAGTCCTGGAAAAAGACACTCTTCTCACTCCTCGAAGATGTCCCTGTGAGTCTTCGGTCAAATATTGCATCCATTTCCGTTGATGGAACTTCTGCCACAACCATGATCATGGATGG CAAAACTGGAGAATCTTTATCCAAGCCATTTCTCTACAACGACAGTTGTCCTGATGCTTTGCCATTGGTAAAGTCCATTGCTCCTGAGAACCACACAGTATGCATAGGATCTTCTACGCTTTGCAAGCTTGTATCCTGGTGGAACTCTTGTGGTTCAAATAAGGATTCCGTGGTGCTGTTGCATCAAGCAGATTGGTTGTCGTGGCTCCTTCATGGCAAGCTAGGAGTTTCTGATTATAATAATGCACTGAAG GTGGGCTACGATCCTGAAATTGACTCCTATCCACCTTGGCTGCTCGCTCAACCCTATTCTTTTGTTTTACCTTCAGTGCAAGCTCCTGGCACTCCAATTGGTTATATGAAAGAGGACGTTAGAACAAATTTTG GTTTCTCAGAGAATTGTGTTATCTGCACGGGAACAACTGATAGCATAGCCGCCTTTCTTGCAGCACGCGCTACTCAACCTGGAAAAGCT GTCACGTCATTGGGTTCCACACTTGCCATAAAACTTCTTAGCACCAGAAGGATTGAGGATTCAAGATATGGGGTGTATAGCCATCGTCTTGATGATAAATGGCTCGTTGGAGGTGCTTCAAACACTGGTGGAGCTGTTCTTAGGCAGATGTTTACAGATGATCAACTGGAGAAACTAAGTGAAAAGATAAATTCTTCAGAAGCATCTCCTCTTGACTACTATCCCCTTCTATCAGTTGGAGAGAGATTTCCTGTGGCAGACCCAAATATGCAACCCAG ATTACATCCTCGCCCAGAAAGCGATGTAGAGTACCTGCATGGCATTTTAGAATCTATAGCCCGAATTGAG GCAAAAGGCTACAATTTATTGAAGGATCTTGGGGCAACCCCAGTTGAAGAAGTTTTTACAGCTGGAGGTGGATCAAAAAATGACAAGTGGATAAAGATTCGAGAAAGAGTGCTAGGATTGCCTGTGCACAAGGCGCTGCAGACAGAAGCTTGCTATGGAGCTGCATTATTAGCAATGAAGGGTTCCTCATTGAAAGGAAGGTAA
- the LOC113761654 gene encoding LOW QUALITY PROTEIN: kinesin-like protein KIN-7D, mitochondrial (The sequence of the model RefSeq protein was modified relative to this genomic sequence to represent the inferred CDS: inserted 1 base in 1 codon; deleted 2 bases in 1 codon; substituted 1 base at 1 genomic stop codon), which produces MAASSSRGRSSSPFHYRKQSSPYSSSSSSSSLMNGRLMPRSCSSSAASYYGSANGYATRSMTPGRSRSDSAYSRGYNSRSPVDFPSADELMAEPVDTSRSGESISVTIRFRPLSEREYQRGDEIAWHADGDKIVRNEYNPVTAYAFDRVFGQNTSTQEVYEVAARPVVKAAMEGINGTVFAYGVTSSGKTHTMHGDQNSPGIIPLAIKDVFSIIQDTPGCEFLLRVSYLEIYNEVINDLLDPTGQNLRVREDAQGTYVEGIKEEVVLSPGHALSFIAAGEEHRHVGSNNFNLFSSRSHTIFTLMIESSAHGDDYDGVIFSQLNLIDLAGSESSKTETTGIRRKEGSYINKSLLTLGTVIGKLSEGKASHVPYRDSKLTRLLQSSLSGHGHVSLICTVTPASHVPSRFXTHNTLKFANRAKCVEIYASRNKVXLTFANVSELSLESVALVLNFSSLLHIQSYFLLTVLLKLEEGQVKMQSRLEEEEEAKAALLSRIQRLTKLILVSSKNTIPGCLSDASSRQRAQSVCEDDKLDVLRDGSLLINGENQKDSLSSKWNDDMSQAGSTITESTHAGEVINGSSCNLKLPTDGMTMSDQMDLLVEQVKLLAGEIAFSSSTLKRLVEQSANDPESSKDQIQNLEHDILEKKKQMRILEQRIVESGEASIANASIVEMQQTLMKLMTQCSEKGFELEIKSADNRILQEQLQNKCAENLELLEKISFLELQLASATGDKSSPSPPFPEHCASDEYVDELKKKVQVQEIENEKLKLEHVQFLEENSGLRVQNQKLSEEASYAKELASAAAVELKNLAGEVTKLSLQNAKLEKELLASRELINSRSLNVQSGTGGNRKNNEGPRPGRRGRVSSRVNEVSGLVHDDFDVWNLDHEDLKMELQARKQREAALEAALAEKEVLEDEYRKRVEEAKKREAALENDLANMWVLVAQLKKEGGAIQEPKHNDIQNDSGERPNDSKIDDVCEDQIVVEVKPPDPIIPSADIHREEPLVARLKARMQEMKEKELRYLGNGDINSHVCKICFESPTAAMLLPCRHFCLCKSCSLACSECPICRTKIADRIFAFT; this is translated from the exons ATGGCGGCGTCTTCATCTAGAGGACGAAGCAGCTCGCCGTTTCACTACAGAAAGCAATCGAGTCCGTACTCCTCCTCATCGTCCTCGTCATCTTTAATGAACGGTCGGCTTATGCCGCGCTCCTGCTCCTCCTCGGCAGCTTCATATTACGGCTCGGCAAATGGATACGCGACCAGATCCATGACCCCTGGCCGAAGTAGGAGTGATTCGGCTTACTCGCGAGGTTATAATAGCCGTTCGCCAGTTGATTTTCCATCCGCGGATGAGCTTATGGCGGAGCCTGTGGATACATCAAGATCGGGGGAAAGTATTTCAGTCACCATTCGATTTCGGCCTTTGAG CGAGCGGGAATATCAGAGAGGAGATGAGATTGCTTGGCATGCAGATGGCGATAAAATTGTGCGAAATGAGTACAATCCTGTGACAGCTTATGCATTCG ATAGAGTATTTGGACAAAATACAAGTACGCAGGAGGTTTACGAAGTAGCAGCTCGACCTGTGGTTAAGGCTGCAATGGAAGGGATAAATG GAACTGTATTTGCTTATGGTGTTACGAGCAGTGGAAAGACACATACTATGCAT GGTGACCAAAACTCTCCTGGCATAATACCACTGGCAATAAAGGATGTTTTCAGCATTATTCAAGAT ACTCCTGGGTGTGAATTCTTACTTCGCGTGTCCTATCTTGAAATTTACAACGAG GTGATCAATGACTTGCTGGATCCAACTGGTCAAAATTTACGTGTAAGAGAAGATGCACAG GGAACTTATGTTGAGGGTATAAAAGAAGAGGTTGTTTTGTCACCTGGCCACGCTCTGTCGTTTATTGCTGCAGGGGAAG AGCATCGACATGTGGGTTCAAACAATTTTAATCTATTCAGTAGCCGTAGTCACACAATATTCACTTTG ATGATTGAGAGTAGTGCCCACGGAGATGATTATGACGGAGTTATATTTTCTCAGCTT AATTTAATAGATTTAGCTGGATCTGAAAGCTCTAAGACAGAAACAACTGGAATTAGGCGAAAGGAAGGATCATACATCAATAAAAGTCTTCTAACTCTTGGAACT GTAATTGGAAAACTAAGTGAGGGCAAGGCATCTCATGTTCCATATCGAGATTCTAAACTCACCCGCCTACTGCAATCATCACTGAGTGGGCATGGCCATGTTTCT CTTATATGCACTGTAACTCCTGCATCTCATGTTCCA TCGAGATTCTAAACTCATAATACATTGAAATTTGCAAACAGAGCCAAATGTGTAGAGATTTATGCCTCGCGTAATAAGG TGCTAACATTTGCCAATGTCTCAGAATTAAGCTTAGAGAGTGTTGCATTAGTTCTGAATTTTTCTTCTCTGTTACATATTCAGTCTTACTTTCTACTTACTGTTCTTCTTAAG TTGGAAGAAGGACAAGTTAAAATGCAATCAAGAttggaggaagaggaagaagcaAAGGCTGCTCTGTTGAGCAGAATTCAGAGGCTAACCAAACTAATCCTTGTTTCTTCTAAAAATACAATTCCAGGATGCTTGAGTGATGCATCCAGCCGTCAGAGGGCTCAATCAGTGTGTGAAGATGAT AAATTGGATGTTCTACGTGATGGTTCTTTGCTCATAAATGGAGAGAATCAGAAAGATTCCTTATCCAGCAAATGGAATGATGATATGTCGCAAGCTGGAAGTACGATTACCGAATCAACTCATGCGGGTGAAGTTATCAATGGTTCTTCCTGTAATTTGAAACTGCCCACG GATGGGATGACAATGTCAGATCAGATGGACCTTCTTGTTGAGCAAGTGAAGTTGCTAGCTGGCGAGATTGCATTCAGCAGTAGTACTTTGAAACGATTGGTTGAGCAATCTGCAAATGATCCGGAAAGCTCAAAAGATCAA ATTCAGAATTTAGAACATGATATCCTAGAGAAGAAAAAGCAAATGAGGATCTTAGAGCAACGCATAGTTGAGAGTGGTGAAGCGTCAATTGCTAATGCTTCTATCGTTGAAATGCAGCAG ACTTTGATGAAATTGATGACCCAGTGCAGTGAAAAAGGTTTTGAGCTTGAG ATAAAATCAGCAGACAATCGTATCCTGCAAGAACAATTGCAGAACAAG TGTGCAGAAAACCTGGAATTACTAGAGAAAATTAGTTTTCTGGAGCTCCAGCTAGCATCAGCCACTGGTGACAAATCATCACCTTCTCCACCCTTTCCTGAGCATTGTGCATCAGATGAATATGTTGATGAGTTGAAAAAAAAGGTTCAGGTTCAG GAGATTGAAAATGAGAAGTTAAAGCTTGAGCATGTCCAGTTTCTAGAGGAGAACAGTGGCTTGCGAGTGCAGAATCAGAAATTGTCCGAGGAAGCTTCCTATGCAAAGGAACTGGCTTCTGCTGCTGCCGTGGAATTGAAAAATTTAGCAGGTGAAGTGACAAAGCTTTCACTGCAGAATGCAAAACTAGAAAAGGAATTGTTGGCTTCTAGAGAGCTAATAAACTCTAGGAGTTTGAACGTGCAATCCGGAACTGGAGGCAATCGTAAGAATAATGAGGGTCCTAGGCCTGGACGCAGGGGCCGTGTATCTAGCCGAGTAAATGAAGTTTCAGGACTGGTCCATGATGACTTTGATGTATGGAATCTTGATCACGAGGATCTGAAAATGGAGTTGCAGGCTAGGAAGCAACGAGAGGCTGCCCTGGAGGCTGCCTTGGCAGAGAAAGAAGTTCTAGAAGATGAATACAGAAAAAGGGTTGAAGAAGCAAAGAAAAGGGAGGCAGCCTTGGAAAATGATTTAGCAAACATGTGGGTGCTTGTTGCCCAGTTGAAAAAAGAAGGGGGTGCTATACAAGAACCAAAGCACAATGACATTCAGAATGATAGTGGAGAACGTCCAAATGATTCCAAAATAGATGATGTTTGTGAAGATCAAATTGTAGTAGAGGTGAAACCTCCAGATCCAATAATACCGTCTGCTGACATTCACCGTGAAGAACCTCTTGTTGCGCGTCTTAAG GCTCGGATGCAAGAGATGAAGGAAAAAGAACTCAGGTACCTCGGAAATGGAGACATAAATTCTCATGTCTGTAAAATATGTTTTGAGTCCCCTACAGCAGCAATGCTTCTTCCTTGCCGTCATTTTTGTT TGTGTAAATCTTGTTCCCTTGCATGCTCCGAATGCCCCATTTGTCGAACTAAGATTGCTGATAGGATTTTTGCCTTCACTTGA
- the LOC113760370 gene encoding D-ribulose kinase isoform X1, with amino-acid sequence MVTSVYASQSLLLLVQPSCLKWRLPTSKKLIISSGSVFTIGHKSKSKQPMVTFRNSKRDANADFEAGKRLYLGMDFGTSGARYALIDEEGNILAEGKRDYSSFMVAFQFEAMNKEKVDLVQSWKKTLFSLLEDVPVSLRSNIASISVDGTSATTMIMDGKTGESLSKPFLYNDSCPDALPLVKSIAPENHTVCIGSSTLCKLVSWWNSCGSNKDSVVLLHQADWLSWLLHGKLGVSDYNNALKVGYDPEIDSYPPWLLAQPYSFVLPSVQAPGTPIGYMKEDVRTNFGFSENCVICTGTTDSIAAFLAARATQPGKAVTSLGSTLAIKLLSTRRIEDSRYGVYSHRLDDKWLVGGASNTGGAVLRQMFTDDQLEKLSEKINSSEASPLDYYPLLSVGERFPVADPNMQPRLHPRPESDVEYLHGILESIARIEAKGYNLLKDLGATPVEEVFTAGGGSKNDKWIKIRERVLGLPVHKALQTEACYGAALLAMKGSSLKGR; translated from the exons ATGGTGACCTCTGTTTACGCGTCCCAAAGTCTGTTGCTTCTGGTCCAACCTTCATGCCTCAAATGGA GACTTCCTACTTCAAAAAAGCTAATAATATCAAGTGGTTCAGTCTTTACAATCGGAcacaaatcaaaatcaaaacagCCAATGGTTACATTTCGGAATAGTAAAAGGGATGCTAATGCTGATTTTGAAGCGGGGAAGCGGCTTTATCTGGGGATGGACTTTGGTACCTCTGGAGCACGCTATGCTTTAATTGATGAGGAAGGGAATATACTTGCCGAGGGGAAAAGAGACTACTCTTCGTTTATGGTAGCCTTTCAATTTGAGGCAATG AACAAGGAAAAAGTTGATTTGGTGCAGTCCTGGAAAAAGACACTCTTCTCACTCCTCGAAGATGTCCCTGTGAGTCTTCGGTCAAATATTGCATCCATTTCCGTTGATGGAACTTCTGCCACAACCATGATCATGGATGG CAAAACTGGAGAATCTTTATCCAAGCCATTTCTCTACAACGACAGTTGTCCTGATGCTTTGCCATTGGTAAAGTCCATTGCTCCTGAGAACCACACAGTATGCATAGGATCTTCTACGCTTTGCAAGCTTGTATCCTGGTGGAACTCTTGTGGTTCAAATAAGGATTCCGTGGTGCTGTTGCATCAAGCAGATTGGTTGTCGTGGCTCCTTCATGGCAAGCTAGGAGTTTCTGATTATAATAATGCACTGAAG GTGGGCTACGATCCTGAAATTGACTCCTATCCACCTTGGCTGCTCGCTCAACCCTATTCTTTTGTTTTACCTTCAGTGCAAGCTCCTGGCACTCCAATTGGTTATATGAAAGAGGACGTTAGAACAAATTTTG GTTTCTCAGAGAATTGTGTTATCTGCACGGGAACAACTGATAGCATAGCCGCCTTTCTTGCAGCACGCGCTACTCAACCTGGAAAAGCT GTCACGTCATTGGGTTCCACACTTGCCATAAAACTTCTTAGCACCAGAAGGATTGAGGATTCAAGATATGGGGTGTATAGCCATCGTCTTGATGATAAATGGCTCGTTGGAGGTGCTTCAAACACTGGTGGAGCTGTTCTTAGGCAGATGTTTACAGATGATCAACTGGAGAAACTAAGTGAAAAGATAAATTCTTCAGAAGCATCTCCTCTTGACTACTATCCCCTTCTATCAGTTGGAGAGAGATTTCCTGTGGCAGACCCAAATATGCAACCCAG ATTACATCCTCGCCCAGAAAGCGATGTAGAGTACCTGCATGGCATTTTAGAATCTATAGCCCGAATTGAG GCAAAAGGCTACAATTTATTGAAGGATCTTGGGGCAACCCCAGTTGAAGAAGTTTTTACAGCTGGAGGTGGATCAAAAAATGACAAGTGGATAAAGATTCGAGAAAGAGTGCTAGGATTGCCTGTGCACAAGGCGCTGCAGACAGAAGCTTGCTATGGAGCTGCATTATTAGCAATGAAGGGTTCCTCATTGAAAGGAAGGTAA